The Corvus moneduloides isolate bCorMon1 chromosome 1, bCorMon1.pri, whole genome shotgun sequence nucleotide sequence ACCTCTGACAGACTTGGTGCCATGATCCCTTTCCTGGGGAGCCCATTCCAGTTACTGACCACCCTCTCAGCAAAGAACCTCTTTCTGATGAAACTTCACTCCATTTCCTTGTGCCCTATCATTGATCATCAAAGAGAGGAGATCAGCACCTCTCCCTCCACTGCCTCCCTTGAGGACTGTAGACTGTGTGgaggtcacccctcagccttctcttcttcaagcagaacaaaccaagtgacctcagctgctccttgtaagTCTTGCCCTTGAGGCCTTTCACCATCTTGGTCATCCTCCTCTGGACAAATTCCAATAGTTTCATGCTTTTCTTATACTGAGGCCTCCAACCCAGCACACAGCACTCATCATGGGGCTGCACCAGAGCAGAATAGAGCAGGACAATCACTTCCCTCgaccagctggtgatgctgttcTTGATGTACCCCACGACATGGCTGGCCTTTTTTTGCTGCTAGGGTACTGTTGATTCACATTCAGCTTGGCATCAAGCCAGACCCCAGATCGCTTTCCATATGGCTGCTTTCCAATGTCTTGATCCCCAATACTTATGTATAACCAGGATTATGCTGTCCTACGTGCAGAATACGGCACTTGCTCTTGTTAAatttcatatggttggtgattgcccagctcTCAGGTCTATTCACATCTCTCTGTAAGGCCTCTCTACACTTAACAGAGCCCACAATATCTCCTAGTATAGTATATCCTAATGGATATCATTAGCAAACTTAATGTGCATTTAACTACTGCATCCAGATCTTTACTCCAGGTAGTCAGATACTTTAAATGGAATAGTCACCCCTTGTTTTGAGAAGGTGGTACCTTAGGGCTCATAGATTAGCTTCATTGACTCAAACTGGAGCAGAATTAAAGCATTCCTGAAAAAATGGGTGACCTCTTTCATACTCTTTCAGCTTTGAAGGTAAATTATCAAACCCACAGTTTTTTAAACTAGTTAACAAGTTAAAACTATCTATGATGGTATCTTCCAAcactaattaatttttctatatACAAAAATTTCCTTTCAATCCTATTCAATCactacagagagaaaatatattattaatcCAGTTTATCAAGTCTGACTGAATAGAACTTAATTACAAAGATGTCTTCAACAAATTTCATTTGCGGTTTCTGCATTTTGAGGAATACAAAACACTACATGTGAAAATCTGAAGCATGCCTTCAGTTGAAGGCAATCTGCAACGGCAGGACTGGGAGTGAAACCCCAAAACTTCACAGAAAGTCTGAGTGAACACTTATAAAGCAGAGGTGATGAGCTGAAATCTTCTTTGTGTGTGGGAAAGGTGCAGAGGGAGCATTGCCCCTggtgatttgttttgttttattgttatttcAGTCAGTGGGTTCTAGTAGCAATTACCAGTTGTGTGTTCTGGTATGTCCTGAGCCATTCAGCACCATGGTCTACATGACCCAGCCCTCTCCATAATCAGAGTAGTATTAAATTCACATCCCATGCTTAGTGTGAAGGTAAATAATATACAAAATTTATCCACATTCATTATGGGGAACTGATTTCATGGGTCTAACTCAGAGTAGAAGGATACCTCAAGGtttatatttatacacatgAACTGCTTTAGTTAGAGGGAGATAAACTATGAGTTAAAGCAACTCCTCAACTGAAATAGTGAAGTTCCAAAGTTTTAGAGTGTGAATAACAAGTACCTGCAATATATTACACAGACCCTGAATGCTGTATAGAAACTCTCAGTTTTTTcgtttgtttgggtttttttaatttcttctgtaacAGCCAGGTCTGTTTTGTGATTTAATTCCAAATCAGGGTCAAGCAGAGCCTTTTGCTAGAAGTGCCatctcaaaggaaaaaggatgtggaaaaatccagttttaaaACTATAAAATTACTTCCCAATAGGGATGTAGGGtttgttttattgaaataaatagCACAGATTTCTTAACAAAGGAGTTTATGAGGTATCAAGGAAATCTTTTGACAGTATTGCTAACACCTGGAGAAGGACTTATTGCTTTCATACAACTACTGTAGTTCCTACCATGACTGCTTCCTTGGGGACTATTCATTGTTTTCCTCGTTAAACTTTTCTGTAGGAGGAAAAAGACATCAGAGGACATCACTGGTCTTTGACAGAGGTCACTATTAAGCATTACCATCTATTTTTATCAGCTGGTAGGCGTTTTTGTCCGGttttgttaattaatttttgcCTGATGCTTGATGCTGCAATTGGCAGATCAGTTTGTGTGATGGaatgacttaaaaaaaagtatagaTACCTTCACGCTATCTCTTGCAAATTCATCTATCAAGAGTTTGAAACAGATCTTTCTGCATGCCCAGAGTAGGCACACCAACAGATGTACTCATATTTACACCTGCACCCACAGACATGACTGAATTACATTCTTGCCCAGAGTTCCACTGTCCTGAAGAAAAAGATCCATATGTAATTCTTCAGTGGCTCAGATGGTAGGATCAGGGCATTAAGTTCCTATGCTATGCTTAGAAGTAGATGATTTGGATCACTGACTAGTACCTTGCTAAacttttctgagagaaaaacagtaaaaaggcatttttatcCTTGCAACAcgggggatttttttccaccttgttTACCTAAGCAgcttaaaattcagattttctttcttttctcatgaGTTATCATGGTCACTCTGACTTCTCATTCCAGTTTCTTATCAGATAAGAGTGTTTATGGTTGAGTTATAACCTCCTGAAGCATAAGGTTTGTGGCAAAAATGCTGACAAATGTAACCATTGCCTAAACTGTGGTCACCACCACGGCAACACAGTGGGATTTGAACTTCATACCTTAAATGATGAAGtaattgtttgttttttttgttttttgcagTTCTTGCTTTGTGGCATATGTGGAATATTGTGCGCCAAAAAGAAATCTGGACTTGTTGTAAGTTTTTCCACTGCATCTATAACATAAAGTATTTGAAAGGCTTATTTATCTAATTTGAACTCTTTACTGGGGGCTTTCTGTATCCAAGTGTTTTTGATAAACAATTAGAAAAATTGCGAGTCAGCaatccagaaaaagaaatcagcacTTTGGAATAATCATAAAAACAAGGCAGTTCTGAAATGGCCCAAGAAGGTCATGCTATTTAAGCCATACATCCCTATTTATCCGTGTCTGGATAAACTTTGATGGGAAACCACTTCACGTAGATTTATGCCAAGTCAATAAATGCTTCTCAGTAATGTCACTGGAATGTATCTTCTCTCCTTCAAAAACACAACACTGGGCTGCCATCTCAATAAGGCTGCTGACCAAGTTTGTTTCTAGATATCATAGCTGTTAAGGGTTTTAATAAGTTTGTTTAGCAATCTGAAACACGTGTAAGTAAGTTTTAAAATGATGGAAGATGTCTCTTTGGATACAGTCATTTTCTGACTGTAGAAAAATGGTGTTATTACTCAACAAGTCACAGCAGAACTTTGCGTTAAAGACATGATCCTATTGTAAGTGATAATGCTAGTCCTAATTTGCCGTCAGCTTGATTATTCTGCCACATACAGATGGAAGTCACATAAAACCAGTATAAGTGTGATGGGAACCAAGAGTTCTCTCTGATTACTTTTTAATATCAATGAGTTTTCCTAAACCCTGTTAAAATGACAGTTCCATTTCTTACAATGTGTACCATAACCAGTTTCTAAAAGCCATCTGTTCCGGGGGTCTCATGGAATAGTCACTTGCCAGTGGATTGCAATATACATCCTCAGTGCAACATTCCTGATGAAATTCTCATCCCAGTTGTGTACAGAAGTCGTCTGTAAGACTCTATAAGTTTTTGCCACCAGAGTAGATAAGTACATATACAAGGCTGTATCGAGAAACATCAAAAGCCCATCTAGATCATCATCTGACAGGGCAGCAGTATCAAGGGAAGTGAATAAGACAATCATTTAGCACTGTCCCCATAATAAGGTCTTTTGCTTCTGAGTCATTTGTGATTAAAGCACATCCTGAACCAGCATAACATCTTTGCAGTTAAAAGCAATAGGAGGTCCTTAAATATTTCTCATTGATTTCAGCCTGTTTCACAGCCTTCTAAAATTCCCAGGAACATTTTAGTCAAGTTAAAATCaagcaaaccaaccaaccaTATAGTCACCTAACTGACCTTCTGCAAAGCAGCATCACAgatttctttgttgtttcttttgcttctttgaCCAGCACATTCaccttgaacactttcaaaaACCCCgcaaaagctgcagaaaacctCCAATCTGCTGTCTGACTGAATAAATTATAATTGAGCAGGAGGCAGAGTCAGATGGCACACAAAGCAAGAGAGATTCACTACAAATACATGAGGCATTCACTCCTGAGGCAGGAGTGATAAACTGCACAATAGAAAATTACGACACATTCTGTCATGTTACTGTTCTGCATGAACAGCTGGAAATCACATTTGTGTCCTAGCAGTCCTTCCATTGAATAGGTTTTAGCTTTACCTACTCATTTTACCCAACTTGTCCTTACATGCAACATCAATCTTAACTCTTGTATACCAGAAGGTAATGTATTCCCTGGGAGCAATGTGGGAGATAAGAGAGTTAAATAAGTGTCTGTGCAGTGTTTTGCAGTCAATGATGCTATCAAAGAATTGAACAATGGTTAGTCTCATATTTTATAAGCATGAATCCATCTCTGAAAAATATCACTGTGACATAACCTCTCTTGTCTCTCCTGACAGATGATacttttttctgcctgttgcaTCTGTGGACTAATAGGAGGAATCCtaaattttcaatttcttcGTGCTCTGACAAAGAAGTCATCTGCTCTCTATTCTTTGCATCTTGCCTCCATGTCTCTTGCATGCATTGGAATTGGTGGTTGCACCCTTTCTTCATGGCTCACTTGTCGGCTAGCCAGCTATGAACAAAGGCGAATGTTCTCAGAAAGGGAACATTCATTGCATCACTCCCATGAAATGGCAGAAAAAGTGAGTTGTGTGTCCTCCCTTATTTGTTCTGCTTCTCCTGAAATGTTACTGTATGTGTTAACGTTTACAATTGGCAAGAGATGtgttcagttttcagttttatatgAGAAAGAGcttctggaaaatgaaatgctgcCATTCTGTGTAAGCTTTATTATGTTGCATTATATGGAGCTATTTTTAGGTACTGTATATTTGCAGTACATCCATTTCAATGAAGTACATCCATTTTCAACATAATTCCATTGTATAGCTATTCAGGGGCTTAGCTGCTAAATATAGCACCTCATAAATAATTGGAAGCCTTATTAATATGGATTATCATgtattttactgtgaaaaaaagcacagaaagcttTCTGTAACCACATCATTGCATGCTTCCAGGATTTAATcaatttcttcctctcccaAGTACTCAGCATATAAATTTGgttatttaaacagaaaagccACAGTTCACAAACCTAGATGATTTAACCTAAGCATCTAAGGGCATATTTAGACACCTAAATGAAACTGGTCTcatttgcagcagcactgagcattTACTTCCGTTCTGTATTAACAGGAAGCCTACCAAGGTGTGTAGGAACATATTTAGGTGCTTGAAACTGAAGCTCCCAAAACTGAGCACATAGGATCAAAACAATTGATTGAATGGAATTCTTGAGATCACTTCCTTGACTTAACCATCTGAATAATATTTGAGGAGTTAAGTGTTCGCTGTAACcctgtgctttgcatttggaCTCAGTATCTATCCAATGCCTTTCATTTGagaaatgagcagaaaaaagaacagaagtcAAGTGGACTGTTCACCTAAACCTTCACATGCAAGTTTTCATGACTGTTAAGTTCAAGAGTCTGTTGTCTACTGAAACCTCTGAGGAGCAGAGCAAGGATTAATTTGCTCAGACTGTAGAATTGTTTTCAGATTCCATGACAAAATATGATATAGCAGTTAAAATGACTCGTCACTATTCTTTGGTTTCTTAACTGAGATGAGACTCCAAGTagaaaaatacactgaattaATCTTAGATGTttgaaacatgttttaaaaagaggatgtttgaaacattttaaaaagatgatgatttaaacatgttttaaaaagttcaaTAGTAGAGGTTACAACAGCAACATAAAGCAGGGTGATAAAATCAACAGAAGAGATACATTTCTccatctcattttaaaatgaagaagaattCTGATGAGCTATTAGGCAAGTATGATGGTCTTGCTGATGGAAGGCTAGATCTTGGCTTTCAGAGAGATTCTTGCCTCAACAAGGACaaagatgggagaaaagaagagagggaaaggaagaagaaatggcttggaaagaaaaacctttcaaaataaaaaaaaacctgccaacCCAATCAGTTTGGGGTGAAGATGACCATGTGTAGCAGTAGTTCATTGCCTACCTTCCTGGCCTGTTGACCTACTGAGCTTTTTGACACTGAGCAGCAAGGACTGCCAGGTGTCCACGTATCTTGGGCTATGATGCATGTGCAGAGCTACCCTATTGCACACGCTCAGTGGATGTGGGATGTGCCCCATCGATGGCAGACTTCCCACGTGTCTGCTGTAGGGTCAAGTATCCACGTACACTTGGCCTCACTCGGGACTTCTTAGACCCATAGAGTGCCTGCTGATGGCAGGGCTGAGTACACTAGCTCACAGCATGCCCCTAAAAATAATGAAGTCTACTTAAAACTTACATTAAATTAGACCCTAATTTAGAAAATAGCTTGAAAGTGTTTTATATATAAGACTATATTGTATATTTATACTGATATACAGTAATATAGACATGTACTGCATGTGCATTTGTTTGTGCTATATTTATTGTATAATTGTTATATTTATATTAGAGATTGAGGGGTATTGAAATAACCGACCTGCCCAGCTGTCCGGTGATTCCCCCGACACCAGAGTTACCTCCAAGGTACGCTGCACACTAGGGAGCTACCATGTTGTTATGTCACTTCAGGAAGGGCCACCTCTACGAGGAAGTCATAGTTTCAGCTAATCAAAGTTGGCTGATGCTGTGATGTCACTCTGAGGCAGGAATGGTGCTTCCAGGTAGTGACATAACTCTACGTGGTGAATGCTGCAATCTGGAAGTAAGttgagtatttaaaataatcacCCTAGTTATAGGCATCCAAATACTCTTATTTGGATGTAGCCACCATTGATTCACTCTGCTTCTAATCTCTGTGCTCCTTCATTCCCTGAAttcagcaacttttttttttaattattttttttaaatagaaatattggggaaaataaatgggttttgatatatttctgaaattatgaTGATATTTTAATAGCTGATGTCTGCGGATGATTCAAGTGATGAAGCTGACAAAAGGAAACTCATGAGTAGCCTTCTGACAGATCATTACTATCAAAATATGGTTGACTGATAGCTGCTATTAAATGGCTTTGGTATTCTTGGtccctttcccagctgacaTGTATCTTCAGTGTAGATCCAAAAAAGGCTTTAGGCACCCACAAATAAGGATATTACAGTGCCTTGTTTCAGAACAGACAACCCCAAACTGGGATCCGTAGTCCAGTGTTAGGCATGCATGTTCCTCTTCAATCTGTAAGAAGAATAAGGCATAATACCAAAACATCCAACACCATCATCTACAAATGGAGACCTGGGTGGTAGAAAATACTCAAAATTAGTTTCACGCCTGATTTTCTCTGAAGCTTATGCTTGATTCAGGAGTATTAATTGGCAAGGCTACTTGGTTTGATGACCCTAAGCTTACACTGTAGAGAAGAATATAACGTCCCTTCTTTCAAAAACTGTGGAGGGAATGATTAAGTCCTTGATTTACTTTAGAATGTAGCTGGGAACACCTGAGAAAGGAGGCATCAGTGCTTTTTAACTTTATGTTACTCTGAGTTCTGGTCTCTGCTTGCCAAATATTGTGGATTAAAATAAGAGAGAGACAGAGTAAGACTAGTAATAAAGACCAGGTtgtataattttcttctctttaccATGAATCTCAGCTACTATGCTATGGAGTCGggctctttctttctgtctttttctctctctctctgtctagCCCAATGAATCTTGCTTCACTTTTTTTACAGAAGCTTCTGCAGGAAGGGAGACAAACAAATCCCTTTTATTCCACATTTTCTCCAAGTGTACCtaggaggaagaagagatgaATTTAATCTTTCCATGCAGAGAAGAGCCTCTGGTCATCATGCAACTATTTTAGAACTAGTCCAACACTGGCACCTCCACCTCATCTACCAGAATTTTAGAAATACCCCAAGCTGCATTTTTACCTGTACCCATTCCTCTTGCCATAGCTGAATGTTCTCTTGTCATTGGACATAAGCAGCAGATCACTTATTTCTGCATCCAGATTCAATTAGGTATGACACAGGCCTGGGACTGCTCAGAATAAGTTAGTTCTGACCATAAACTCAGTGTGGCTTTGCAGCCTTGAAGATCAGGGAACTGTTTAATTAATGTAGCCATGTCTATGCTTAGACAGCTGCTAAGGGGGTATTGTTTGGATTTCAATTTGAGAATTAGAAAATCTATCTCCGAACAAATCTTGGTTTAGGTGCTTTATGATTCTGACTCATGAGCCGGTCAGCTTACTCTGGGATGACTCACCTGCCACTGGAGAAGCAATCCCCAAACTGCTAAAAAGTGTAGACTGGCATATTAAGGGAAAACTAAAATCAGTCCCATcccaagggaaaacaaacagttAAAAACCTTAGATCCTGTTTGGACGTAGATCTACTTCCCAAATGTCTATTTCAGCAAGCATTGAATGGCATCTGTTTGTAGCATGTCAGCACAGATAGAGGTTTGAATGGCAACAGAGACTTCACCATTTCGTTCTTTTGTAGATCAGCACACAAGCTTGAGTTGATGCGATTCAAAGGACAACATCACAAACTTGTACAGATGCCATCAATGCTGTATGTGTGGTCTGAGTGTAATGTCCAATTCAATCACTATCAATGAGTCTATCAGCTTTCAAATGTACTTAATTTATGTAGGaagaaatctaatttttttttatcatgaGATTTATTaagctaaataaaaatgtaaagtgTTTCTGAATGTTTGAAATTCAGAGTTTGTTCAAATTTCATCACAACCTTAGATAACTGAATTTTGAACACCTTACAGTaattctaattttaattaatgttttctaTTCTTGTTCTAGGAAATGACAGACAACCTAAGCAATGGTGGCCCACATCTGATTTATAATGGAGGTGTAtattaagaaatttttaaaagttccaTGGAAGGAAGTGGTTTTAgaattttcttcaggaaaaaaaatagactccaagaaattaaaaaatgaaactatcTTAGCTTTTATGGCTCAAATGTCACAACTGCAGACCAGCACAGTTGCAATTCCCTTTTAGAACCATGTTCAAAATTTGTCTCCTAAACATTTTGCGGATATACAATATTTATTCACTTCCTGGCTACTCTCAGTTTTTTGTCTGAATAATCTTTCTGAATTGTGATAGTATTTCAAATAGACTTCTCAAGACTCTTATTCTCATGAAGACTcgaaaatcagaaaaaaattaaactgaactGCGTTTAGCCCACTCaaaggagaaggcagaggaagAATGGCT carries:
- the TMEM196 gene encoding transmembrane protein 196 isoform X4 is translated as MCTSSQIIGSLLVLSVLEIGLGVSSVAVGAVSFSLVLTEHKPQLGDSSPFLLCGICGILCAKKKSGLVMILFSACCICGLIGGILNFQFLRALTKKSSALYSLHLASMSLACIGIGGCTLSSWLTCRLASYEQRRMFSEREHSLHHSHEMAEKRLRGIEITDLPSCPVIPPTPELPPRK
- the TMEM196 gene encoding transmembrane protein 196 isoform X5, which codes for MCTSSQIIGSLLVLSVLEIGLGVSSVAVGAVSFSLVLTEHKPQLGDSSPFLLCGICGILCAKKKSGLVMILFSACCICGLIGGILNFQFLRALTKKSSALYSLHLASMSLACIGIGGCTLSSWLTCRLASYEQRRMFSEREHSLHHSHEMAEKEMTDNLSNGGPHLIYNGGVY
- the TMEM196 gene encoding transmembrane protein 196 isoform X1, coding for MCTSSQIIGSLLVLSVLEIGLGVSSVAVGAVSFSLVLTEHKPQLGDSSPVWSGVCFLLCGICGILCAKKKSGLVMILFSACCICGLIGGILNFQFLRALTKKSSALYSLHLASMSLACIGIGGCTLSSWLTCRLASYEQRRMFSEREHSLHHSHEMAEKRLRGIEITDLPSCPVIPPTPELPPRK
- the TMEM196 gene encoding transmembrane protein 196 isoform X3, translating into MCTSSQIIGSLLVLSVLEIGLGVSSVAVGAVSFSLVLTEHKPQLGDSSPVWSGVCFLLCGICGILCAKKKSGLVMILFSACCICGLIGGILNFQFLRALTKKSSALYSLHLASMSLACIGIGGCTLSSWLTCRLASYEQRRMFSEREHSLHHSHEMAEKEMTDNLSNGGPHLIYNGGVY
- the TMEM196 gene encoding transmembrane protein 196 isoform X2, encoding MCTSSQIIGSLLVLSVLEIGLGVSSVAVGAVSFSLVLTEHKPQLGDSSPVWSGFLLCGICGILCAKKKSGLVMILFSACCICGLIGGILNFQFLRALTKKSSALYSLHLASMSLACIGIGGCTLSSWLTCRLASYEQRRMFSEREHSLHHSHEMAEKRLRGIEITDLPSCPVIPPTPELPPRK